In Pecten maximus chromosome 10, xPecMax1.1, whole genome shotgun sequence, one genomic interval encodes:
- the LOC117336087 gene encoding acetylcholine receptor subunit alpha-like produces MRNASLHTYTPARGTRSPPCNKEDRKKMLHLSFEPIHMLPKILLIYMTLGTVVASTSSNGTIEDMQRLNDTLFDRYTSEFRPAFFLNQTVEVFIQYKLFSVIYFNAITGTISLSGALQMNWKDYRLEWNPEDFGGVSAILLPVSQVWYPKIVLLTGMDNIQQVGSEDFDVHVDFHGHVMWVPGGVLMSSCQSNVRDFPRDYQTCTLILNNMMYDKDDMRLVPRTETVDMDFYRKNGEWDVIWTRVSDQVHRYETLTYISFFSITFGMIRKSDYFIINLLAPVVVLCVLDAFVFLIPVGSSDRVSFSLTLFLSLTVYMSVMGSYLPSTSDPLAGMTYFLLASVLHSTMVILMTIATIRLYEREHLPAWLFRLYRFIFRKNRKSKEIKSPDDSYENIPLEKRASDSAEDKNSNVVTRLSLLSALDKCLFAISLSSMVLICIVFYSVYLQHDHTPK; encoded by the exons atcgGAAAAAGATGTTACATCTGTCATTTGAACCCATCCATATGTTGCCGAAGATACTGTTGATTTACATGACTCTAGGGACCGTCGTTGCGTCGACCTCTTCCAATGGAACAATAGAGGACATGCAGAGACTTAATGACACGTTATTTGACAGATACACTTCCGAATTCAGACCTGCTTTTTTCCTTAACCAGACAGTGGAAGTCTTCATCCAATATAAGTTGTTTTCTGTCATATACTTCAACGCTATTACTGGGACAATCTCTTTGTCGGGAGCACTGCAGATGAA TTGGAAAGACTACCGACTGGAGTGGAATCCGGAAGACTTTGGTGGTGTTTCCGCAATTCTGCTACCGGTTTCCCAGGTCTGGTACCCAAAGATCGTTCTATTGACAGGCATGGACAATATACAACAAGTGGGATCCGAAGACTTTGATGTTCATGTCGATTTCCATGGCCATGTGATGTGGGTTCCCGGAGGCGTTCtcat GTCATCATGCCAATCAAATGTGCGTGACTTTCCAAGGGACTACCAAACGTGTACACTCATCCTCAACAACATGATGTACGACAAAGATGATATGAGACTTGTTCCCAGGACTGAAACAGTGGACATGGACTTCTACAGAAAGAACGGTGAATGGGACGTCATATGGACAAGAGTCTCGGACCAAGTCCACCGATATGAAACTTTGACATACATTTCATTCTTTTCTATTACGTTCGGTATGATTCGAAAATCTGACTACTTCATTATCAACTTGCTGGCTCCGGTGGTAGTACTGTGCGTATTAGATGCCTTCGTGTTTCTGATCCCCGTTGGATCAAGCGACAGAGTTTCATTTTCCTTAACCCTCTTTCTGTCACTGACAGTTTACATGTCAGTGATGGGATCATATTTACCATCGACCTCGGATCCTTTGGCTGGAATGACGTATTTCTTGTTGGCGTCGGTATTGCATAGTACGATGGTGATTTTGATGACAATTGCAACTATACGCTTATATGAAAGAGAACATTTACCTGCCTGGTTGTTTCGTTTGTATcgatttatttttagaaaaaacaGGAAAAGCAAAGAAATTAAGTCTCCTGATGACTCATATGAAAATATCCCATTGGAGAAGAGAGCTAGCGATTCTGCTGAAGACAAAAACTCAAATGTTGTGACGAGACTCTCCTTGTTGAGCGCATTAGACAAATGTCTTTTCGCCATTTCTTTGTCTTCAATGGTACTGATTTGCATTGTATTTTACAGTGTGTACCTTCAACACGACCATACTCCGAAATAA